A segment of the Asterias amurensis chromosome 11, ASM3211899v1 genome:
TTGCTAAGCCTAACAAACTAGTTTACTAGAATTTAGGCTACAAGCCAAACAACCACAtgtggtatcctgctcatttgtgctTTATAGCAGAAAActattttaaagcaatatttgctgcttTTAACACTGCTCATGGGACCTGTTTGGTTGCAATGCCCCTGTGGTTTACTGGCAGCACTACAGTACACCCATAGAGAAACTGACAATGTTTTTTCATAAGATGAGAGGGTTTAATCTTGCATttttcacaaatatttttaTCCAAATGTGTTGCTCAAATATCCAGGTGTTGCCTGGGTTTATGTTTGAAAGGTTGTTTACTTAATTTGGTTTTGAATACCATTGAATGGCATACAGTTTCTTTACACAAAGTGCTGCGGTTTTGACCTGCCCCTTTCTATACCATGCAAATCACTGACCCTTGTTGATTGACATTGACACGCATGTAGGACAATATAGCATGGTCTAGCTTAGGATGTGATCTGACCAGTGTGTACAATATTAATGGGACTATTCAAAAAAGTGTCAGCATCTGCTGACAGGGCTGCAAATGAAAACACATCAATACTTTTTGGGAAGATTACTCAACATAATGTATGATAATCAATTATGCTAATTGTTCACAAAGGtaaggagaaaacgccttggtgctaCATAGGGCCCTTTCAATAGTACAATGGCCTGAATGCTTAGAAAGTAACATACTAAAGCATTCAATAACATTTCACTGTGAAATTTTTACTTTATCAGTGAGCATTTGGATTGACACAATATTCGTTCGTTTTTGTTATAGCCATTGTTGTACAGGAAAAACAGACCTATCCTATATCCCGTCCATGCATATTTCCTAGCaaatttttatacatttttaccACTCAGACCGCAGGCTTTCTGAACCAAATCATCTCTGTGTGACAACAAGCTGTACAACAATGTAGACAACAATGTAGACAACAATGTAGATCAATGTCAACAAGGAATGTGGACTCAACAGAATTCAATGGTTGTTAAAATGCACGCCATTGCTTTTTAATAAAGGTTCAAATATTTCCCGATATTCTATGGAAGTGAAAAGTTTGTTTATGAAGTGAGGGTATAGAAGTCATTCAGTCAAGCTTCACAAGCACTACAGGTTTTTGACACGCTAATCATACAATAACTCTGAAAAGATTATTTCTTTATTGTCATATAAAGGCAAAACGTGGGCCCCAGTAgatgttaatattttgttgtattggAAGCATTTACAATCAATGCGAGTGCAACAAAGATTTAGggttggaatttcatcttttaaagAGCAACTGATCATTTAAATTTTgcaaaagagcacttccattggaaaattaaAGTCTATAGGGGACAGTTGAAGGGACACCACATTGAGGGCAATGCCCAATACCAGGGCAACAGCGGTCAATGGCCTCTGTGAAATATTAGGCCAGCAAACCTTTTATAACTGCATGCATGTGTAGCAGCTTGCACCAGCACTGCTTATACTCGTACCACAAGCAGAAAGAGAGTCAGTCACAGACTAACTGGCAGTACAGTATAATGGAGTACCATGCTATTTGCTTTAGTCCTGGATCCAATTTAGTAGGCCTATTCACCATGTTTTGTGGTCCTTTTACACATATGGAGTGTCAACTGTTTTTCAGTTCATGCAGTCAGTGTTtacatttcttcatttttaaatattttgtataaaataaacaaaagaggtCAGTGGAATTTCGTTTCAAGGCAGGCTTGATGGTTGCTATGCAATTATTTTTCACTTAAGGGTCATGTCACCGGGGGCAGTCTCCAATGAGAAAAATAATTTGCATTTAACAGTGAGttcatttcaatatttttcCTGGGGAAAGTGAATTGTTCTGCTAGAAGGACACATATCCCCTTAGTAGGTTGGATCCCCAAATTGTGTGTAACTTCTATCCGAAGGCTTGTTATAAAAATGTTACGCATCCTGTGATATTATTACACAATAAATGCATTTTAAAGTCAACAAATTAGAATCTTGGGAATCAATTTTTATTAGGGGTCAATTTGTGAATGCTGTCACCTCGCTGTCACCAGATGTGGATCTGGATTTGACGCTTCAATGAAAATACCAAGACAATTTTCCACAGTCGATATTTATTGAAACATACTTGATAGTTTTGATTATCAGCATGATGCTGATAAAACACAATATATTCTAGGACACTAcctttaattaaattaaatgcaCTCCTTTTCTTAAAAGAATCTTTTCTTCCACTACCTATCTAAAAGTGAGACCTCCTACACATAAAGATGACCAGCCTAGCACTACTTTTGTGGTCAAGCTGAATCCTTGGTGAGCAATAGTCTGTGTAATTGCGATGATCGCAGTCTTTTAAACCCTCCATCTTCCGGTCTCAGAGTGGATGGTGATGCCTAACAATACCAGTGAGTAGGTGACCAGCAACAGTAAAATTCCTGCAAATTTATTTACCTGTCGTTTCACTAGTCCATATACATAGAAAAAGTAAGTAGGCTAGCaagggtcgaaattgccactagcccgctagcccgggactaccagatttacagccgggctactaaTTTTTCCAGTTttatagcccgacgggctagtggaaaaataatgcaaaaatcatcatcacaaacaataaagaactatgttattggtgtattgtaaagtttgagtcgtgacgcgagacatataatgtgtctttcgggctaccaaaatctaatcagggctactaaaaattattggtcactagccctgctgactaccatggaaatacacttaatttcgacccctggctAGCCTAGGGCTCCTAGGCCCTGCCTAGGATCGAAAAATGTCAAgccataaacaaataaacaaatgtcATTTTGGGTTATTCCAGTTTGCATTATTAAATTTTAAGGATGCAAACCGGGTTAACCAAAATGGGACTGTAGTCGTGATGAGAGCAGTAGTCACCcagggccagcagtctcgcaagAATATCGCAGGAATTGCGGAGAGATTGgttaactttccgtatggcgccaccattttttaactcgtttttacaaaaagggacatctcaattgaggtaaattagatactatattatttcatatcgagtgaaaaagttgtggcgccatacggaaacttttccaatatttattataaaatggtAACACAAAACAATACTTCTTGTTACTTTATTTGCCTTAAAAATGTATGTAAATATATAGGTGCACTGCATGCCTATACTGACGCGATGTTATTGCATTTATGTATtgaatgttattgttttattaaataCATTACAACAAGtacattgtaaaaacaaaaaacaaacacttcatTACATTACACAGAAAAGCAAATAGCAACTTACTTCGTTCCAGATGTCAAAACAATTTCGACCAAACGCATCCACAGAAGACTACAGCAGACGATGAAGAAAATGAGCAGACCGAGCAGACATTCTCATAATTCCTTCAGCCTTTTTATGGCACCAGAAACAGTAAATTCCTGCTCATTCAAACAACATTGGCCTACCTAATTATTGAAATCCTGGcccaaaaaattgttgatcttGACTCCCGAGTAGTGCAGTGTAGATGGTGAAAGCTAGCATGCAAATAATCTAGCCCGTGGTTACAATTTTCTCTACTCAGCGGGCTGTTCTATTTACTAGTGGGGGTGTTTTCCATTGGGTTCTAGCGTGGAAGAAGAAAGTTCTACCTCCATAAATAAAAATGGAATTTGAACAAAAGTTAAATCTAATACATAAAGTACACACTTTGAGTTATTATTGCATCGTTAAGATTATTACATAATTAATCTTATTAAAGTTGCTCTTGAAATAACAGGCAGAAAAATGTAACACCCCCACTGGAATGAGATTGACATTCATATTTCAACAGGTGGCGCTTTTGTGTGACTGTTGTTGTTGGGGACGAATTATTGCAGCCGCTTGAATCGAACGCAGTGTTCTTCGGCAGTCCATCAAGCCATGGTTTGTTTAGTTGATTAGAAGAACTTCCCGTCGGCAATTTTTTTGTATGTGCATGTACACTGTCACGGTCGTACTTTTCAgtggtatttgttttctctaaatcgattaaaaaagggaatcctcTAAAAAAACAGgatctctttttctttttttaggatGGCAATTTTAAAAGCGGACATTAACAACACGCTGGCAACAGTCAATCTCTCTCGTATTTGACAAACATTGGTTCAACATGATTATGAATTgcgcaaatcaagaaattgtgagtcagtaactagacatttagtcattgtaaaatatagcttggtgggattcaaacccacaacctcgtgattgcaagtagtgcagtctaaccacttgtcTTCATACTGTTGATCTGTTTTACTCAAGTCATGTCAGAAACAATTCATAGGGATGATTAATCTATCAAATGAACACATAACTATTGAAATATAATAGAAAGtacaagaaaacatcaaaataaaataccaaaatgttgcttgtttttgtttgtttttatataaagcCTGTTTTATTAACACTTTAAAATTGATACATCCAGGtttgggggattttttttttttacaaagtacAACTCATGATTTTTAAGCTGGAGTACCAAAATAACATTATAATAGATCCACTTATTATAACAGGCACAATAAaacctaaaaataaaataatatttaaaaagaacCTTGTGGATATTGTTTCCTATTCCTTCCAACTTAAATGTCATGGTAACTGAGCCCAAACATTGaagtggcccaatttcatagcgcagCTTCATCAGAAAATGGTGCTTACAGCGAAAAATgagctggataccagtcacaaattgtacatgtgatatggCAGTTTGACTCACAACCATTTTCTGGTCAGCACAATTTCGccgtgctaagcagctctatgaaattcggcGAAGGTGCGTGCACAAAGCCATTTGCAGTGTGCTAGAGGAGGCCCTTTGGTATCACAACTCCCTCTCGCGAATAAGAAACACCCGTTTGTAAAATTGTAAAGTAAATTATAACTGGTCTTCTTTCGTTGTGCTCCTAACATAAAACACTTAAAATTACAGATAAAGTTCATGATATAAAAAAACTATCAAACTTTTCAATCGCACCCTTTCACTTATAACCTTACGGTGCggtcatactttggtaatgacTTTGAAAAGCATGTGTGCAATATCTTTTCGAATGCCATCTTGATTAtatattttgtctgaaatgctgCCCCCAAATGATTagaaattaataaaaagtaTTGGCTGCCACTCAAGACCACATGAAGCCAGGGCAAGGCTGGTTTGGTTGTGTGGTGATGAAACTAAAAGAAACCAGATGGATCCGAGAAGGTTGTTTGGTTGTCAGCTAGAGTCGATACTAAAGAAGACACTCGCTGTGTTCATGGCGAGGAGCATCCTAATTGTTTTACAGCAACAATCTTTCAATGTTCTTTCGGATTGACTCGATCTGGGAGTTCAACTGCGAGCCCTCGTTTGTTGTTACCGAACAGGAGATAACCGGTCGTGAAACTCCACAGGCACGGCCAAGAGctgaaaataataaataaatgtagcAAAATTAGAAGACAGTACAGCAAATTTATTTTCTGTCATCTACTTTTtgtaatgcaaaaaaaaagttaatggtctgacgttttgtttcagatgtcaggacattaactattttttgcatttataccctcaGTCCTCTTGgctggtaagttgtttgcagcAGCTAAATCTATTTTCTATTTTCTTAAATGAACCCACAAACTGAACAACCTTGTGTCATGGCTAACACATGTGCCTCTTCTATCACTGCACCAGAGAAAACAAATCTTACTGAGAAGATCAAACAATCTACCTCAGTGGTCTTTGCCTGCGGGTTCAAACTGCGGCAACCCTAAGCTGCGTAGCATAGGCAATGTGGCAAAGTGGAGAGGTAGAAGTGTGAAAAAGCTGAGCAAAGTGGCGACTGATAGAGAATAAGTGATGGCTAGGACTACAGGAATCCCCACCCctacaattaaaggaacacgttgccttggatcgggcgtgttggtctttgaaaagcgtttttaattgtttgctataaaatgcatgtgagtagaaagatgttggaaaagtagaaaacaatgagctacacaaatatgcctcaaagttgtgtggttttctttttacctcgtcattttgagtgatacttgtgtggatcattatattctactcttaaaacatctttctaaccatgcatttcataacaaacggtttcaaacgcttattatagaccaactcgtccaatctaaggcaacgtgttcctgtaaggATGAGGTGGCCACGGATGCAAGTATATGCCGAATTAGGACGAGTGACACAAATACACTCGCAATTATAACACTGACCTTGCTTGGATCTTACAAAGACATAAGGTACGTTCTTATCTTCACAGAGTAGTGGGAGATGAAGAAGAATCTCAAGAGGTTCTGCATCTGCAGCCATGACGATAAACTCAGCAATACCACGATTCAGTGTCTTGGTGGCTGAAGATATAGAAATTGTATTGTATGAGGGTATGAATATGATATTTTGAACGGAGGAACAGACTACCTAGTGTGGTTAGCAGAGAGCTGTTGGTGAAACAACTCATGCTCATGACTGCAAACCAGCATATGGCACTCTCTTCTCGACAATGTCAAAGACTGTACCACGCTAGATTAatttaaatctaaacttaaaacccGTCTTTTTAGTTGCAGAAGCCTATTATAGAGACTCTATAGTATTATGCACTGAACCGCTTACAGTATTATTGTTATCAGAATGTATTGATGGCTGATTCCAACttggaaataaaaattatgtgATTCAAGCACTAGAATCATCATCATGAATGTCTGTGTGTCAGTTACATTTAGTTGTAAGTTTATCCTGTGTGCCAAAATTGTGTCAcagaaatatatttatttgattaaaaagtTAGAGCAAACCATTGATACATTTACACTTTATTTTGAATGCAATCAAAACCTCTGCAATACAGAATTCATCATActcaattaaaagaaaaagtaacctacatgtaaaaaacaaagaaagagtgaGTTTGCTCTCTGCTCAAGATTTTTTGATTGTCGGGTTGGGCTGCATTTAAAAATCACCAACAAATTTACCTTCATTTGCTCCTTTTCTCAGCTGACTGTAATTGGAGGCTTGTTGCAACAGATCCAAGATTGTCTTACTCAGATTCGGGTCGGCAAGTGGGTATGCCTTGGGGTTTACATCATCGGTAGTAGCCTGAAGTATAAAACAAGCAGAATTATCATCAATTAATACCAAATTTCTTCTCTGGAAAATAATACTAAAAAATGGTGACAAgaaaaatacttttaatttCATACAAACAACTTATGTTTCGTTTGTTTGCCCCTCACATGTATGAAGCCCAGACTTTGTGTAAACTGTTGCTTTCATTCACATGGACTGACTTACCTGGGccgaatttcatggctctggctcttactgtaagcaaagaatcagtgcttaccaaagcagggaattctatgctaacaatcaagcctatttcacaggttagcatagttgcgataacgtaaccctcctcccgatggcCGCAAGGCTGTATGTTTTGGTCACCAAGCGCTAAACTGCAGGTACCAgccgagttggactaaacctttttgttaaaagagtgttacaaggcagtgcgGCAATGCGTGTGCGCTGTCCGTTTACAATGCCCGCCGTTCACTCATATAGCGTGCACGCTCAGCCGTactgccttgtaacacccctttaacagaatggtttagtccaactcggcTTGGCAGCAGGTACCTGCAGTTCAGCGCGTTGTGACCAAAACATAAAGCGTTGAACATATCGGGAAGTCAAAAAACAGGCGATAAAACTCAGGTCCAAATTTTCAACCggaaaatttgtgactgttttgctccaggatctggtaagtttttgtcatttttcttCAAACTCAATGGTGCTAAAAAAGGATTCATAAGACATTGTGGATCAAGTTCGTGTTCCTAAAATTTGTGCAAtaatttttgaaagtggtaaaaatggagcaaaactgttgactagctgtcgaaattgttcGTGTTGCAGTGTTCtccacagactttttttttaggagggcGGCATGACGTAATCAAAATGGCTTCCATTTTGATATGACTacaatttgttatacattttgctttgtGCGCCGCGCCAATAACCTCAAAAGGATAATTGATCGGCATGCCGCACATCAGAATTTAGAAAGCGGGTGATCGGACGGCCTTCTTCGTGTGCAAATACACAACAACCCCAAAACCCCCACATTTTGGACGTTCTTATCCCCAAATTTATGGCCCTAAATAATACTTTTTCCATCCAAACCCATTTTCATGAATTAGTGATTAGCGGTTCCGTCGTTAAGAACTTCGTTTGCAATAAAATGATCGAGATTCAACGTTCGGTAACGCACCAAGCAATTTATTtatcaatgaactttgccccaCATCGCGCACGCCCTCAATGGGCAAAAGTCGACGTGTTTGAATAGGCTTTGAggctgtacatttttgtacctACGTGCGGCACACTGTGTGGCAATTCTTTCTAAGTTTGTGAACGTGCGTATTGTGTTGGAGtctatcaacggccaatcacagcgtgcggactATTTATGCACTGTGCATGCAGTGGGCATTTCCATGCTCTAGCGGTGACGTCGACGGTGTGGGTGGTGTGGGTGCACTACGAACCATGTGGCCGTGTGTACATCGtgttttaattaatgtttgtttacgatcgcatttctgatgctgtagttttgaagtcAGTTTGGGCTTGTCAGGTACTCATTTGATCTTATTAAATGCAGTCTAAAAATGGTCTCTTTCAGTCTTTGTCCTTTTTGGGCAGGGCCGGCAATAATTTTAGAAGGGCAGCCTAAATTTTAGGAGGGTGGCCCACCCTCCCAATTTAACTTGTGTGGAGAACACTGGTGTTGGACCTGATTGCCGTTTGAGTTTGAGTCGTAACCCTCTGGCTTTGCTGtcagcaggagggttacgttataaAATCGAAACTGTGTTGTGAAGAGCACATTAAATTAACTTGAAAATGTGCGCTGTTTTTGTGCGGTGTGTAATTTATTGAAAACTTTTGGAGCCGGCAATTGGTTGATGAACACCGTCACTCAGGATGGCTTTTGGATGGCCCATGATCATGATGTTTTAACGAGGATAACTTTTCAAATCCTGATTCCTGCCTCAACTTTTTCACTTTTTCAAGGAATGTCAATAATAACATGGttaagtttaaaaaatacaagGTAAATTTATTAGATATCATTTTATTTCACACAACGAATAAAAAAGAGGTGGCGGGATACGGAAATGTTATCAAGTTTGTACACATTACATGAATGGGTATGGAAAAACGCCACGGCCGGCCACATGCAATGCATGCTGCCACGATGTGCACTGCACGTAGGCagtttcagtcaaatttaatgcaggtgattttttctctgacaagatgtagtctgttaaggtgtattcttagaagtaaaaatcaatttaaaattttgaaatcggatgtttggttgcagagatataccgtttttaatgagcgtggatcgtgaaaaaaacgtacccgtgttcaagttcaattcttatgtttttcttcatatcggccacggccaagtttaatgcacagcctatggcaatagagggcgcacactaggcgagcgccctctatctcttacaaactgtgctttgaggcgctagtatgattttttatgaacggcaaaatgtgatattttgtgaatcaaactgaggagcggcatcgtggggaaaattgttaactataaaaattaaatatgtgttaagttttgcaggtgtttgtgtgaatattctttattaattatgtcaacaaatagcattattGAATTAAccagaatgaaataaaattaaagagtttatgactggtgtttcctttaatttaagatcagttgatcctttgatttaaaattgtagcattaacacagtaaaacattagaacaatctttaaaaaacttgaggatgaaggcatttgtatacatcgattatttttgttatatttacaaagacaatttctaaaaaccaatggctataattatacaatcaatttttttgttcaactttcgtttcaattagtataggcctttaaaagtatataacaatactagtttcttttgactcaagaagagcagtctgttattatcaattcagaacgtagaaattatcaaagaaacaagatcgggcagctttccagctttctattattagagccccggcctatcaaacttattgtaacacacgccctcttgtggtggcacatcacggaaacacgaagatgtacgagtacgacgtacatgtacaatcgtgcgtatttaggacaactttgcaagaaatggtctaacaaaacctttctgcgggagaagaaaacataatcaaattacaccaaattttcacaagttaaacttaaaagtatgggaattagcactgacaaagtcgcattcaattttgatgattgtctctggaagaaatcttgattcaaaaaatggaaaacgccgacaaaaataggtttttaaggtaaaagctatgcgactagctgtacgatgtgcggaattttatcggctacacgatgatgtaatcgttatctcattttgtgtaaacatgtgctcccgcatcgcaaaaaaccgtcttcgggcttcttcggcgctttccgaagatttccgaaatccgttgtccacggggttcaaagttgacgtcatgcacaaacgaatgggcgctgcacgccaggccaagcttctgttttttgtcgttgctctcttttttttacaatatctccgaaactattcatccgatttcgaatatttttaaaatgtaagcacggggagagaatgctcctgcctgctgtcaagtctcatagttgtgagttgtacaaaatgtgagttatgatttaatatatttcgttcttttttttcggggctgtgtgtgtgtgtgttttggtacacgtaaaatcaacttgatgaaactgcctactGCACGTTTTTCTTGGACTGATAAGGCACGCAATTTTTTATATGCGGCATGGCAAGTCAACACAAGCCCATTACCATACAAGATGGCTGTACGTTTTGTCTTGAAATGTCTAGTATTAACTACACTTACCATGTTTGTATAACAACGTCTCTAATTATTGAAATTAAAGGAAAATCTGGACCTCTCTGCGGAACGCTTCACTGAGGACGAGACACGTGCTATTTTTTACTAAAACGCAGTAACGCTATGTGAAGTCTGGTTACTGTCTTCACATAACAGCTCTTCGCTGCTGAACTGTACACAAGATAAAGGAACCAGTCTGTTCGTTGGTTTTAACCGGCATGCAAAGCGAAAAAGTAAACTTTGCAAAATACGACGGCTGTTTACATTAAACTGCagtatttgacaaaaaaaaaaagttttgcttTTATAGGCTTAGAATTGCAATTTCATACTGACATGAACAAAAATTCAGCATTTATAAATTATTCTCTGTATGAAATTAACATCTGCATCCGGAAACAtagcactgttttttttttttcaaaggaaagtTCCAAACAATAACTCATGCAATTGTTAAAAACGCGCCAAACATTAAAATACCACTTTTGCAGTAGTGAGTAGTCGACGTGAAGTTGTGCGTGTCGTCTGCTGCTAGCTGCAAAAGATCGAAAACAGTTACAAGGAAGTTTCTTCTAGCTGAACTGAATACACGATTGTGAAAAATTAAGACAACTATTCTATTGTATTAGAACGCAGTAAACGATAGATT
Coding sequences within it:
- the LOC139944001 gene encoding NHP2-like protein 1, with translation MATTDDVNPKAYPLADPNLSKTILDLLQQASNYSQLRKGANEATKTLNRGIAEFIVMAADAEPLEILLHLPLLCEDKNVPYVFVRSKQALGRACGVSRPVISCSVTTNEGSQLNSQIESIRKNIERLLL